A genome region from Labrus mixtus chromosome 9, fLabMix1.1, whole genome shotgun sequence includes the following:
- the chrna10a gene encoding neuronal acetylcholine receptor subunit alpha-10a isoform X2: MKRWRIQTLLCMLLSVCLLPTCRCAHGTYAHKLLNDLFTNYTSALRPVEDTNFILNVTLQVTLSQIIDMDERNQILTAYLWIRQVWVDAHLKWNKDDYDGLDTIRIPSSYVWRPDIVLYNNADDHFTGPMDTNVVIRHDGQITWDSPAITKSSCKVDVSFFPFDAQQCRFTYGSWTYNGNQLDILNAMESADLADLVDNVEWVVMGMPAKKNIIQYGCCADPYPDVTYTLKLKRRASFYVFNLLIPCVMISFLAPLGFYLPADSGEKVSLGVTVMLALTVFQLLVAEIMPPSENVPLIGKYYIATMTMITASTALTIFIMNVHHCGPDAKPVPKWAKTFILQHMARMCFVYEVGENCMSPQVERQEPPPVKNNNCTMNGQVGPCRDDCVFRMEGGQETAEEREDMDQMMSPLGSMGRNPTNNYSSWKNGVYMSMDCGESGAKSRCRKGGVSDGEKKDREVSCDERQLLRNIEYIANCYRDQRATQKRTGEWKKVAKVLDRFFMWLFFIMVFLMSLLIMGKVI, translated from the exons ATGAAAAGATGGAGAATCCAAACTTTATTATGCATGCTTCTAAGTGTATGTCTTTTGCCAA CTTGTCGGTGTGCTCATGGGACATATGCTCATAAGCTCCTGAATGACCTGTTCACCAACTACACCAGTGCTCTGAGGCCAGTGGAGGACACAAACTTCATACTGAATGTGACCCTGCAGGTTACACTGTCACAAATTATTGACATG GATGAGCGAAACCAAATTTTGACTGCATATTTATGGATACGGCAAGTATGGGTTGATGCACACCTCAAATGGAATAAAGATGATTACGATGGACTCGATACCATCCGCATACCTAGTAGTTATGTATGGAGACCTGATATAGTCCTATATAACAA TGCTGATGACCATTTCACTGGCCCCATGGACACGAATGTGGTGATCCGTCATGATGGCCAGATAACGTGGGATTCACCGGCGATCACAAAGAGCTCCTGCAAAGTGGACGTGTCGTTCTTCCCTTTCGATGCGCAGCAGTGCAGGTTCACGTACGGATCCTGGACCTACAACGGAAACCAGCTTGACATCCTGAACGCCATGGAGAGCGCCGACCTGGCTGACCTGGTGGACAACGTGGAGTGGGTGGTGATGGGTATGCCAGCTAAGAAGAACATTATTCAGTACGGCTGCTGCGCTGACCCTTACCCTGACGTGACATACACGCTGAAGCTGAAGAGGAGGGCCTCATTTTACGTCTTCAATTTGCTCATACCGTGTGTGATGATCTCTTTCCTGGCTCCGCTGGGCTTCTACCTGCCTGCTGATTCTGGAGAGAAGGTGTCTCTGGGTGTCACCGTGATGCTGGCGCTCACTGTCTTTCAGCTCCTGGTTGCAGAGATCATGCCTCCATCTGAGAATGTGCCGCTTATTG GAAAGTATTACATTGCAACCATGACCATGATCACAGCCTCCACTGCTCTGACCATCTTCATCATGAACGTTCACCACTGTGGGCCGGACGCCAAACCTGTTCCCAAGTGGGCCAAGACGTTCATCCTGCAGCACATGGCCAGAATGTGTTTCGTGTATGAAGTCGGGGAGAACTGCATGTCTCCACAAGTGGAGAGACAAGAGCCTCCACCTGTGAAGAACAACAACTGCACCATGAACGGGCAGGTGGGACCCTGCAGAGACGACTGTGTCTTCAGAATGGAGGGAGGACaagagacagcagaggagagagaagacatGGATCAGATGATGAGTCCACTGGGCTCAATGGGAAGGAACCCGACCAACAACTACAGCTCTTGGAAGAATGGCGTCTACATGAGCATGGACTGTGGAGAGTCGGGGGCTAAGAGTAGATGCAGGAAAGGAGGAGTGagtgatggagaaaaaaaagacagagaggtttCCTGCGACGAGAGGCAGCTGCTGCGAAACATTGAGTACATAGCAAACTGTTACAGAGATCAGAGGGCGACGCAGAAACGGACGGGGGAGTGGAAGAAAGTGGCCAAAGTGTTAGACCGCTTCTTCATGTGGTTATTTTTCATTATGGTGTTTTTAATGAGCCTCCTAATTATGGGAAAAGTCATCTGA
- the chrna10a gene encoding neuronal acetylcholine receptor subunit alpha-10a isoform X1 — protein sequence MKRWRIQTLLCMLLSVCLLPTCRCAHGTYAHKLLNDLFTNYTSALRPVEDTNFILNVTLQVTLSQIIDMIPHVFVSFKDERNQILTAYLWIRQVWVDAHLKWNKDDYDGLDTIRIPSSYVWRPDIVLYNNADDHFTGPMDTNVVIRHDGQITWDSPAITKSSCKVDVSFFPFDAQQCRFTYGSWTYNGNQLDILNAMESADLADLVDNVEWVVMGMPAKKNIIQYGCCADPYPDVTYTLKLKRRASFYVFNLLIPCVMISFLAPLGFYLPADSGEKVSLGVTVMLALTVFQLLVAEIMPPSENVPLIGKYYIATMTMITASTALTIFIMNVHHCGPDAKPVPKWAKTFILQHMARMCFVYEVGENCMSPQVERQEPPPVKNNNCTMNGQVGPCRDDCVFRMEGGQETAEEREDMDQMMSPLGSMGRNPTNNYSSWKNGVYMSMDCGESGAKSRCRKGGVSDGEKKDREVSCDERQLLRNIEYIANCYRDQRATQKRTGEWKKVAKVLDRFFMWLFFIMVFLMSLLIMGKVI from the exons ATGAAAAGATGGAGAATCCAAACTTTATTATGCATGCTTCTAAGTGTATGTCTTTTGCCAA CTTGTCGGTGTGCTCATGGGACATATGCTCATAAGCTCCTGAATGACCTGTTCACCAACTACACCAGTGCTCTGAGGCCAGTGGAGGACACAAACTTCATACTGAATGTGACCCTGCAGGTTACACTGTCACAAATTATTGACATG attccccatgtttttgtgtctttcaaG GATGAGCGAAACCAAATTTTGACTGCATATTTATGGATACGGCAAGTATGGGTTGATGCACACCTCAAATGGAATAAAGATGATTACGATGGACTCGATACCATCCGCATACCTAGTAGTTATGTATGGAGACCTGATATAGTCCTATATAACAA TGCTGATGACCATTTCACTGGCCCCATGGACACGAATGTGGTGATCCGTCATGATGGCCAGATAACGTGGGATTCACCGGCGATCACAAAGAGCTCCTGCAAAGTGGACGTGTCGTTCTTCCCTTTCGATGCGCAGCAGTGCAGGTTCACGTACGGATCCTGGACCTACAACGGAAACCAGCTTGACATCCTGAACGCCATGGAGAGCGCCGACCTGGCTGACCTGGTGGACAACGTGGAGTGGGTGGTGATGGGTATGCCAGCTAAGAAGAACATTATTCAGTACGGCTGCTGCGCTGACCCTTACCCTGACGTGACATACACGCTGAAGCTGAAGAGGAGGGCCTCATTTTACGTCTTCAATTTGCTCATACCGTGTGTGATGATCTCTTTCCTGGCTCCGCTGGGCTTCTACCTGCCTGCTGATTCTGGAGAGAAGGTGTCTCTGGGTGTCACCGTGATGCTGGCGCTCACTGTCTTTCAGCTCCTGGTTGCAGAGATCATGCCTCCATCTGAGAATGTGCCGCTTATTG GAAAGTATTACATTGCAACCATGACCATGATCACAGCCTCCACTGCTCTGACCATCTTCATCATGAACGTTCACCACTGTGGGCCGGACGCCAAACCTGTTCCCAAGTGGGCCAAGACGTTCATCCTGCAGCACATGGCCAGAATGTGTTTCGTGTATGAAGTCGGGGAGAACTGCATGTCTCCACAAGTGGAGAGACAAGAGCCTCCACCTGTGAAGAACAACAACTGCACCATGAACGGGCAGGTGGGACCCTGCAGAGACGACTGTGTCTTCAGAATGGAGGGAGGACaagagacagcagaggagagagaagacatGGATCAGATGATGAGTCCACTGGGCTCAATGGGAAGGAACCCGACCAACAACTACAGCTCTTGGAAGAATGGCGTCTACATGAGCATGGACTGTGGAGAGTCGGGGGCTAAGAGTAGATGCAGGAAAGGAGGAGTGagtgatggagaaaaaaaagacagagaggtttCCTGCGACGAGAGGCAGCTGCTGCGAAACATTGAGTACATAGCAAACTGTTACAGAGATCAGAGGGCGACGCAGAAACGGACGGGGGAGTGGAAGAAAGTGGCCAAAGTGTTAGACCGCTTCTTCATGTGGTTATTTTTCATTATGGTGTTTTTAATGAGCCTCCTAATTATGGGAAAAGTCATCTGA
- the LOC132980733 gene encoding post-GPI attachment to proteins factor 2-like: MLQGSAVFGYERPLLIRVSFSTCVLATVCLPLLGLITCVLISSTFHFEDSTGTHCQVPNYLPSISASISLSPECHIWRFCIGLHSAPRFLLAFTYFKFYRTRFASKFPESSLCSLPCLNLTFSILENLSLLLLTYVSSSETFFVHKEGFLLFIVSSIIHMMITCRLWKAIKKYSLNPEDAKSHHWKVRFLFLNVSCCAFAGFFYWKHNMYCESGSYTFFALFEYLVVFSNMAFHLTAVWDFKTREVMVISSSEDKDF; encoded by the exons ATGCTACAAGGCTCAGCTGTCTTTGGGTATGAGAGGCCCCTTCTCATCAGGGTGTCATTCAGCACCTGTGTCCTGGCTACTGTATGCCTGCCATTGCTGGGACTGATAACTTGTGTCCTCATATCCTCCACCTTTCACTTCGAGGACTCTACTGGTACACATTGCCAG gttCCAAATTACCTGCCATCTATCAGCGCCTCGATAAGCCTGAGTCCTGAGTGCCACATATGGCGGTTCTGCATCGGACTGCACTCAGCACCGAGGTTCCTTTTGGCGTTTACATACTTCAAATTTTACAGGACACGTTTTGCCTCGAAGTTTCCTGAGAGTTCACTCTGTTCACTCCCATGCCTGAACCTGACCTTTTCTATTTTGGAGAACCTCAGCCTCCTGCTGCTCACATATGTATCATCCAGCGAAACATTCT TTGTACATAAAGAAGGTTTTCTCCTCTTCATAGTCAGCTCTATTATCCACATGATGATAACCTGCCGTTTATGGAAAGCTATTAAGAAGTATTCATTAAATCCTGAG GATGCCAAGTCTCACCACTGGAAAGTGCGCTTCTTATTTCTCAATGTATCTTGCTGCGCTTTTGCTGGATTCTTTTATTGGAAACATAACATGTACTGTGAATCAGGGA GTTATACGTTTTTCGCTCTGTTTGAGTATCTGGTTGTCTTCTCCAACATGGCCTTCCATCTCACAGCAGTGTGGGACTTTAAGACTCGGGAGGTGATGGTCATTTCATCCTCTGAAGATAAAGACTTCTGA
- the LOC132980734 gene encoding capZ-interacting protein-like isoform X1 yields MEKDSPSKPSVAELAGRFKGHILPMPTSNDEFRRRPPCSLKLHNPREDCEESDKTVVTPNPFKIKMKNSAIIEKLQANLALSPTSLLPSPKSPDVKPQPATSSPTISCCPLSPTLRPSHQSSEEEDPVGFSNPPEGNPLPSFNKTRARLSFKRRPPTRQHRRSAGEEAGVLGSALSPCELNSPKENGEDQGQVFNSPAEEDKNRQPASLIEAEEDRDCEKVEEEEVVESDPIDSEELGEGHKTEQISGTSEEGEQPSEPYTAEQIEGAVMEEFGQEEMEEEPKKQVMGCEL; encoded by the exons ATGGAG AAGGATTCTCCATCCAAGCCATCTGTGGCTGAGCTGGCTGGAAGATTCAAAGGCCATATTTTACCAATGCCCACCTCAAATGATGAG tttcgAAGAAGACCTCCTTGTTCCCTAAAGTTGCACAATCCAAGAGAAGACTGTGAAGAATCAGAC AAAACTGTTGTTACCCCAAAtccctttaaaataaagatgaagaacTCTGCCATCATTGAGAAACTTCAG gcAAATCTCGCTCTGTCACCCACTTCTCTGCTGCCTTCACCCAAAAGTCCTGACGTGAAGCCTCAACCTGCAACGTCATCCCCTACCATATCCTGTTGCCCGCTGAGCCCCACCCTGAGGCCCTCACATCAGTCCAGCGAAGAGGAGGATCCTGTCGGCTTCAGCAACCCTCCTGAGGGCAACCCGCTGCCCAGCTTCAACAAG ACTCGTGCACGACTATCATTCAAGAGACGTCCACCCACGAGGCAGCACAGGAGGTCAGCTGGCGAGGAGGCGGGAGTCCTCGGAAGTGCTCTCTCCCCATGTGAACTGAACAGCCCTAAAGAAAATGGGGAGGACCAAGGCCAGGTTTTCAACAGCCCagcagaggaagacaaaaacagacagccAGCCAGTCTAATAGAAGCTGAAGAAGACAGAGACTGTgaaaaagtggaggaggaggaggtggtagAGAGTGACCCCATCGACAGTGAAGAGCTGGGGGAGGGGCACAAAACTGAACAGATCTCTGGGACTTCTGAGGAGGGAGAGCAGCCGTCGGAGCCTTACACCGCCGAGCAGATAGAGGGCGCTGTGATGGAAGAATTTGGCCAGGAGGAAATGGAGGAGGAACCCAAGAAGCAAGTGATGGGATGTGAGCTGTGA
- the LOC132980734 gene encoding capZ-interacting protein-like isoform X2, which produces MEDSPSKPSVAELAGRFKGHILPMPTSNDEFRRRPPCSLKLHNPREDCEESDKTVVTPNPFKIKMKNSAIIEKLQANLALSPTSLLPSPKSPDVKPQPATSSPTISCCPLSPTLRPSHQSSEEEDPVGFSNPPEGNPLPSFNKTRARLSFKRRPPTRQHRRSAGEEAGVLGSALSPCELNSPKENGEDQGQVFNSPAEEDKNRQPASLIEAEEDRDCEKVEEEEVVESDPIDSEELGEGHKTEQISGTSEEGEQPSEPYTAEQIEGAVMEEFGQEEMEEEPKKQVMGCEL; this is translated from the exons ATGGAG GATTCTCCATCCAAGCCATCTGTGGCTGAGCTGGCTGGAAGATTCAAAGGCCATATTTTACCAATGCCCACCTCAAATGATGAG tttcgAAGAAGACCTCCTTGTTCCCTAAAGTTGCACAATCCAAGAGAAGACTGTGAAGAATCAGAC AAAACTGTTGTTACCCCAAAtccctttaaaataaagatgaagaacTCTGCCATCATTGAGAAACTTCAG gcAAATCTCGCTCTGTCACCCACTTCTCTGCTGCCTTCACCCAAAAGTCCTGACGTGAAGCCTCAACCTGCAACGTCATCCCCTACCATATCCTGTTGCCCGCTGAGCCCCACCCTGAGGCCCTCACATCAGTCCAGCGAAGAGGAGGATCCTGTCGGCTTCAGCAACCCTCCTGAGGGCAACCCGCTGCCCAGCTTCAACAAG ACTCGTGCACGACTATCATTCAAGAGACGTCCACCCACGAGGCAGCACAGGAGGTCAGCTGGCGAGGAGGCGGGAGTCCTCGGAAGTGCTCTCTCCCCATGTGAACTGAACAGCCCTAAAGAAAATGGGGAGGACCAAGGCCAGGTTTTCAACAGCCCagcagaggaagacaaaaacagacagccAGCCAGTCTAATAGAAGCTGAAGAAGACAGAGACTGTgaaaaagtggaggaggaggaggtggtagAGAGTGACCCCATCGACAGTGAAGAGCTGGGGGAGGGGCACAAAACTGAACAGATCTCTGGGACTTCTGAGGAGGGAGAGCAGCCGTCGGAGCCTTACACCGCCGAGCAGATAGAGGGCGCTGTGATGGAAGAATTTGGCCAGGAGGAAATGGAGGAGGAACCCAAGAAGCAAGTGATGGGATGTGAGCTGTGA